The following proteins are encoded in a genomic region of Actinomycetota bacterium:
- a CDS encoding ABC transporter ATP-binding protein, which translates to MSLAVRDVTHTYRTSAGPVLRDVSLELGDGETAAIMGPSGSGKTTLLSILGLLMPPTSGDVLLDGESIPGGRVRRGLRSRDFAWVSQTTNVLARRSVRDNAALALLGQGAQRTPAYVEAEKSLVMVGLSGLSHRTVQTLSGGELQRVCIARALCGRPRFILADEPSGQLDSATTSRVLDALLAAREQGSALIVATHDPEVAERMDRVIELRDGELSVM; encoded by the coding sequence ATGTCGTTAGCGGTCCGCGATGTGACTCACACCTACCGCACCAGCGCCGGTCCGGTGTTGCGCGACGTATCTTTGGAGTTGGGGGACGGCGAAACCGCAGCGATCATGGGTCCGTCAGGTTCGGGGAAGACGACCCTGCTTTCGATCCTGGGTCTGCTCATGCCACCGACGTCCGGCGATGTGTTGCTCGATGGTGAGAGCATCCCCGGTGGACGAGTTCGCCGGGGATTGCGGTCCCGCGACTTTGCGTGGGTATCCCAGACGACGAACGTGCTGGCACGCAGATCCGTCCGCGACAACGCTGCTCTGGCGTTGCTCGGCCAGGGAGCGCAACGCACTCCCGCATACGTCGAGGCCGAGAAATCGCTCGTGATGGTCGGCCTCTCCGGGTTGTCGCATCGGACCGTCCAAACCCTGTCGGGTGGAGAGCTACAGAGAGTGTGTATTGCGCGCGCCCTGTGCGGCAGACCCCGGTTCATCCTCGCCGATGAGCCATCCGGTCAGCTTGATTCTGCGACGACCTCTCGGGTGCTCGATGCCCTCCTTGCCGCTCGTGAGCAGGGTTCAGCTCTCATCGTGGCGACACACGACCCCGAGGTCGCTGAGCGCATGGACCGTGTCATAGAGCTTCGCGACGGCGAACTGTCGGTGATGTAG
- a CDS encoding ABC transporter permease: MWNVRTLIGEGIRNVVSSGMRGLVVMAAFAGVVAGLFLTEVSFVDGVIKDQQAFTERGLNVFVVGVEDGTLQLDRCTELNRLDHVLAAGGVRRAEQTIFSTAPGVRFQTVEVSGRLLDVWARDRTPGLSAPISQFFVGQAAADELGLAAGVTVEPRGVAGVVQIAGVVDVSGRYEAASRWVMIPSVAAGDGDECWVEFAPQAKSTAKGELLSWFDKDELSIGIRSLVPTGEFTRDPLRSLLERSTQSLWIPGGALLSLILWIGVWFRRSELGLYQSLGMSTLDLYRLGWIETALIAVIGAVAGLLWGTVVGLRLVGSLRLDQSMFGFLTATSGVALALAVGPLAYALLSRSHIATLLKER; the protein is encoded by the coding sequence ATGTGGAACGTTCGGACGTTGATCGGCGAAGGCATCCGCAACGTCGTGAGCTCTGGTATGCGGGGGCTGGTCGTCATGGCTGCATTTGCCGGTGTCGTGGCCGGCTTGTTCCTCACAGAAGTGTCGTTCGTGGACGGGGTCATCAAGGACCAGCAGGCATTCACAGAACGCGGGCTGAACGTCTTTGTGGTCGGTGTCGAAGACGGCACCCTCCAACTCGACCGTTGTACCGAGCTCAACCGACTCGACCATGTCCTCGCCGCCGGGGGCGTGCGGCGGGCGGAACAAACTATCTTCTCGACTGCCCCGGGAGTGCGGTTCCAAACGGTTGAGGTGTCGGGCAGGTTGCTGGATGTCTGGGCTCGCGATCGGACCCCTGGTTTGTCGGCACCGATTAGCCAGTTCTTTGTCGGGCAGGCTGCGGCGGACGAGCTCGGTCTTGCCGCTGGCGTCACGGTCGAACCCCGCGGGGTCGCTGGCGTCGTGCAGATCGCTGGCGTCGTTGATGTGTCGGGTCGGTATGAGGCGGCAAGCCGGTGGGTGATGATTCCGAGTGTCGCGGCGGGAGATGGTGATGAGTGCTGGGTCGAGTTTGCTCCCCAGGCGAAGTCCACTGCCAAGGGCGAGCTGTTGTCCTGGTTCGACAAGGATGAGTTGAGCATCGGGATTCGATCACTGGTGCCGACCGGCGAATTCACTCGTGACCCGCTGCGCAGCCTTCTTGAGCGCAGCACCCAGTCGTTGTGGATCCCCGGTGGCGCTCTGCTCTCTCTCATCCTCTGGATCGGCGTATGGTTCCGCCGCTCCGAACTGGGGCTCTACCAATCGTTGGGTATGTCGACGCTTGACCTGTACCGGCTCGGATGGATCGAGACCGCCCTGATAGCAGTTATCGGTGCGGTCGCGGGGTTGCTGTGGGGCACCGTGGTGGGACTGCGACTGGTCGGTAGCCTTCGGCTGGACCAATCAATGTTCGGG